Part of the Lynx canadensis isolate LIC74 chromosome E3, mLynCan4.pri.v2, whole genome shotgun sequence genome is shown below.
GGCCTTTCCACCGGTGCCAGCATCCACCATCCCCGCGGACCCACGCCCCAGCTGTAGGCCCTCAGCCAGGGCAAGCCGCTCCACCCCGCCCGCAGCCTCCTTTGCAGAGGGAACAACAATAACCTCCGAGGATTTCTCCCGTGGGGTGCAGGAGAAATGCACGGTGGTTGGCGTACACTCAGCATCCAGCTTGGCAGTTCCTGTCAGCATCCTCGCCgtccggggaggggaggggagggcggcgCGGGCGGTCCCGCGCTCGGGAGGGTCACGGGAGGGGACCAGGCGAGCGCGGCTCACTCACCTGCAGGCGGACGTTGAGCATCATGGAAGCCACGATGTAGAGGTAGGGGAAGTTGATGCGCAGCCGCCAGGCCAGGTCGAAGAAGATGAGCAGAGTGCGGGTCAGCCCCTTGCAAAAGACCCCATAGGAGCGGGCGGCGGCCGAGCGCGAGAGGCGGACAGCCAGGCCCGACAGAGCCGCCGCCATATAGACcggcgcccgccgcccgcccgccgcgcACCGACCGGCCGCGGACTCGGGCCGCCCGGCGCTCCGAAGCCCGCCCGCCCTCTCGGCGCCGCGTCGCCCCCGGGCCTACGCCCAGGCCGCTGGGCCGCGCTCGGCGCGCTGAGGGAGCGAGGGAGGCGGCGGCGACGCcaggggcgggcgggcggcggggagcACAGTCCACACGTCACACTCGGGGAAGCACCTTCGCGAGCCGCCGCCTGGTCCCAGCCGGGCCGCGCGGCCTGACGTCACAATGCCCGCGCCGCGCCTGCGcacctctgccccgccccctacCCCGCCCCTTGTCACCTTCCGCAGGTGAGACGCGCATGCGTGGGCCAGGAGGTGCTGGAAGCTCCCCCAGAGAGGCTGATGCGTTGTCTCCGTCTGCCCCCTAAAGGtaagtaagaaaattaaaatacacgaGAGGGTGAACAGTGAATTTTAAAGGGTTGTACAGTGTCAGTGTTCTGAGTCCTGcggaactgtacacttaaaaattgttaaaatagtAAGTTTTATGTAATGCATGTCTAACCGCAATTGTTAAAAGGGCCTGAGGGGCAGAACATGCTCCCCTCTTAGATTGTTTCAGGACTCCAGCCATTGTTGTTCAACGTCAACTGATgtaaaatttaatctttttttcttgttttaaatgtttatttatttattttgagagagtggggggggaggggcaaagagagagggagaccgagaatcccaagcagactccacgctgccagcacagagcccatcgtggagCTCCATctcgccaaccgtgagatcatgatctgaaccgaaattAAGATTCGGatgccctgagccacccaggagcccttaaaatttaatctttaggggcgcctcggtggctcggtcggatgagcgtctcacttcggctcaggtcatgatctcagggtttgtgggttcgcgCCCTGCATCTGggtgtgtgctgatagctcggagtcagcttcggattctgtgtgttcctctctctcggctcctcccttgcttgcactctgcctctctctctctctctctggaaaataaataaacattattttttttaaattttgatctttAATAATTATGATATGAATTAAGCCCctaatataaaaaagtaataatattgaAACTTACAAAACTTCTAGTGTTCTGGTtcagggtgttttgttttcttgacagTGAGTTTTTACATTCACACTTCAGCATATAGGCTTCTATCAAAGATTTTCATGGTGTGAAGGTAGAtgctttatttctagtttcagaCAAAGTATTTCATGTCATTACTTCTTGCTACCAATGAAAGTCTGTGAATTTGGTACAGGTGAGGAAAAAACGAGTTGCACTGATGAAATTAAAAGcaagccttggggtgcctgggtggctcagtcggttaagcgtctgaccttggctcaggttatgatctcctggtgagttcgagccccggcgtcgggctctgtgctgacagctcagagcctggagctgcttcagattgtgtgtttccctctctatctgccccccccaccacccatgctccgtctctctctcaaaaataaataataaaacattaaaaaaaattaaaagcaagccTTTAGCCCTctaagaaaattagaaagcaacagtgtgaaaatagattttttttttgaaaatagatttaaatgCAAAATTGCTTTGCCCCAAAATGGGTTTGCAATAGTAATCATTTatagaagtcatttaaaaattttctaccctgaggggcacctgggtggctcagttggttaagtgtccaacttcagctcatgtcatgatctcacaatttgtgagttggagccctatgttgggctctgtgctgacagctcagagcctgaagcctgcttcagaatctgtgtcgccctctctgccctttccccatgctctctctctctttcaaaaataaataaacatgaaaaattatttttttttaaattctctacccTGAAATAAATTCAcgttcaaaatcatttttaaaaaatttttcattttactcatcTATAATACAAAGAAGGTTAAAAATAGCTTATAAATCATTTCTAGTATTgtctttatgactattatttagcactatcatttttctttaaatgtctgctgTGTAAAGATagtacttttttggggggtgactggctggctcagttagtggagcatgcaattcttgatctcaaggtcatgaatttgagccccaggttgggtgcagagattatttaaaaagtaaaaatattttttttaattgtacttttTGATGCTCATAATCCTATATTTACTATCCATTGTGTTTCAGGCCAAGACCATTTTAAGTAAGTATTTCAGGGTTTTTGGGTTTAGgctagttttattattattaaaataatattttttaaagtctttgcaCAAATCTTTAGTTTCCCTTATTTTTGCAACATtatattttgccacatttattGCTGCCATAAAAagctcacttcctttttttttttttttttttttttttggtaagctatttttttctttcagccctCAGTGGATGCTATCTCTGAGGATGCAGAAAACATGGTGCTGAATTATCATCATTCAAGCTACCCTTCcccaaaaagcaaaatgaacactTCTTTGCACagtatttagaaaacaatttaaagattttaaaggcTAGAGTCTTCAGTGGAAAATTTGCCGAAATTACAAAATCAATCTGACAATGTGTGAACAGGTTTGGAGATCAGCTGAATTTATTCTTAGGCCTGTAAAGATTTTCACTGGGTGGAGATTTGGCAGTCCTGTTTATTAGAAGTATGTTGAAAGACCAGATGGGCTGCAGGGATGTgagagatataaatatatatatatatatgtatatcctccttggttattcatttctttaaatgcctTTGAGGCAAGAAGGCATTTTTAACAAGGCATCCAGTTGCCATAAGCAATGGCAAACAGAAGTAACACAAAACCACCCTGAGCAAGGTAAAAAGCCTTCTGTGATTAAACAAAATGGGAGGTCAAAGAGAACACGAAGGAACACTAACAAGATTTGAGGTTTAATGTATATCAAGGTTAACTAGTTCTAAGCTATAGAGCAGGCTGGTAAATTAGCCTAGCCTCCTGCTTTAGCATTTAACTCAGCCCCCATTTTCTGGCATCTCTGGGAAGACATTCTGCTAATTATAAGTTGAGAAACAGGCAGAATTAATTATATGTCAGTGTGGAAAGTATTTCCACAGAGGTTCCTAAAGGTTATAAAAGAAGGTAGGAGAAAAGACACTGacacaaataggaaaataattttattcacaCTTGATCAACATGATCCAAGTGATTCACCTACAACCTTCTCTCCTGCTGTGAGTGAGCAGGCTCAGGTGAGGGAAATAGTAGgcttttttctttccagcttcaCCTGATAGGAAAAGCACAGGGAGGCAGAGTTCCACATTCAGCAGCTTCTTGGAGCTCTGTGACCTGGTTCTGTACAATGAGGAGAAGGGCACCCATCCTACAGGgtatttgtgagaaataaatgagagcaAGTGTGCATAGCATCCAGCACAGTCCTAGGCAGATAGAGGGCACCCAGAAAGTCGTAGTTATTTTCATGCTTAGGTCCCTGGAGTCCTTACAGTACAAGCCTAGTGGATCCATTAATAATCATAATTagtggcacctggctggttcagttggccGACCATGCCACTCTTGACCTTGGGagacctgagtttgagcccacgttggggACAGAGGTTATTTGCAAAAAGagggacgcctggtggctcagttggttaagtgtccaactcttgatttcagctcagatcatgatctcacagttcatgagttcgagccccataatCAGAgaaaggattctctctccctcttactctgccctacccctacttgtgctctctttttctcaaaataaatgaacaaattttaaaaataaaaaagttccaATTTTGAGGTTTCAAtgcaataaaaagtaaagaaatgaaaaaatacaaaatacaaatacatatatatagttaccAAAAAAATCATTACAATGATAATGTTTAACTATGG
Proteins encoded:
- the LOC115503918 gene encoding small integral membrane protein 10-like protein 2A encodes the protein GRRGAERAGGLRSAGRPESAAGRCAAGGRRAPVYMAAALSGLAVRLSRSAAARSYGVFCKGLTRTLLIFFDLAWRLRINFPYLYIVASMMLNVRLQVHIEIH